One genomic region from Ptychodera flava strain L36383 chromosome 14, AS_Pfla_20210202, whole genome shotgun sequence encodes:
- the LOC139149401 gene encoding DNA mismatch repair protein Msh6-like, translated as MVKSKGAEPTEKSKKIQLQRQWPQLVTKVDKWLNLAKQSKPSLVVMFWNGKEVVWSGSKHLKTFAEDPVIIEKFKSVALNGGLPCVEQDVAAELLQPIMDGFQEGPVVEVESVPCMTEPSPSSTTSSTYQQNSTTTTLNTGSLSSVVEVESVPCMTKPSPMATTSSTYQQNSITTTQNTKSTDNTEQGQRRAQQQSSIIWQQSTLEHDYSTKQNVANAAPLSTAKYITVRSLHCEGQLSWTDDQIRCLIDLVKRHCTDLNRYKVKMEAWPKISSEINKAYSLNTTDKKCRSKWQALKKKYINHIQCSNEKGKGQCKFPYEDKMIDIVRDDPTFKRLLTASRQAPLKNTEGTVTVTERGVVDDDDDDDDVGGGDDDVGGGDDDDDGDDDDDNDGDGEISSTAPPKKKKKISDEVKELYKKVMRKSLGY; from the exons GTAGACAAATGGCTCAATTTGGCGAAACAGTCAAAACCATCACTTGTGGTGATGTTCTGGAATGGAAAGGAAGTTGTGTGGTCTG GTAGTAaacatttgaagacatttgcTGAAGATCCTGTGATAATTGAGAAATTTAAATCTGTAGCTCTCAATGGAGGTTTACCATGTGTAGAACAGGATG TCGCTGCTGAACTGCTGCAGCCGATAATGGATGGATTTCAGGAAGGGCCTGTTGTAGAAGTTGAGAGTGTACCGTGTATGACAGAGCCCTCACCCTCCTCAACAACTTCATCAACATATCAGCAGAATTCAACTACAACAACGCTGAATACAGGGTCACTGAGCAGTGTTGTGGAAGTTGAGAGTGTACCGTGTATGACAAAGCCCTCACCTATGGCAACAACTTCATCAACATATCAGCAGAATTCGATTACAACAACGCAGAATACAAAGTCAACGGACAATACAGAACAGGGGCAGCGAAGAGCACAACAGCAGAGCTCAATAATATGGCAACAGAGCACATTAGAGCATGACTATTCTACCAAGCAGAATGTAGCTAATGCAGCACCATTGAGTACTGCAAAATACATCACTGTAAGATCACTTCACTGTGAAGGACAGCTTTCTTGGACTGATGATCAAATTCGTTGTCTAATTGATCTTGTTAAAAGGCATTGTACTGATCTGAATCGTTATAAAGTAAAGATGGAAGCGTGGCCAAAAATATCAAGTGAGATTAATAAAGCATATTCTCTAAATACTACTGACAAGAAATGCAGGAGTAAGTGgcaagcattaaaaaaaaagtaCATAAATCACATCCAGTGTTCAAATGAAAAGGGCAAAGGTCAATGTAAATTTCCATATGAAGATAAAATGATTGATATCGTTAGAGATGACCCCACTTTCAAGCGATTGCTCACAGCCAGTAGGCAAGCTCCTCTGAAAAATACTGAAGGTACAGTTACTGTGACAGAAAGAGgagttgttgatgatgatgatgatgatgatgatgttggtggtggtgatgatgatgttggtggtggtgatgatgatgatgatggtgatgatgatgatgataatgatggagATGGAGAAATCAGTTCAACTGCACCaccaaagaaaaagaagaaaatcagTGATGAAGTGAAAGAGTTATACAAGAAAGTAATGCGGAAGTCATTGGGGTATTGA
- the LOC139149405 gene encoding apoptosis-resistant E3 ubiquitin protein ligase 1-like isoform X2 → MNTFAKGALIFISISCLSSWLRWRARIADDLERQTSKLEIEEWLKDNRLLDFESAFFSTGYKHLEEFAGLNVYSHPSFQDQVSDEAKEAIAIAIQKLEDKVLMREWLEGQGLEKYLQRKQIKDVQEAKNNIDFRNEAWREYVRVTRKPKTGWLWAILSVVMTIYVAPILVFLITCKFFLDNPRRAFHSFLNFLNLRRPHTTVRRTTNTSFLNYITGRFLDHSKCSLKWEKDTTPVVGELLTFYIFCHRKNGTRYRISDSDKLTVKITLQDIKINPTIEIGEQSGAGPHAAKVTFTVHKAGTYWISVMVKDDHIRGSPFDKIVNPGEVSASNTAFLQHNSTIVLTQGEIQELTVEPRDEFGNVCNQKLNNTYNQYDLQVSEIGDSNNVWSSPVWQVTDELRNKILMHIKMSDRGCFRARATYEGHTLKNGDFSIIVLSGSDAAKVKKNVAKKNFNIWYEAYLRGTSNERYRRPRKVYCYLSPRQLTIKEFYLKIIPKRLYTFRVCPSTKFQFNGVNNECGHPMFAIDDGAQPPIDLASKERDLLAATFTQFLLKNIGGSETFQDKQDFFFQEIQQIHSRRSRSKLNLHIKRSDILESSMRATKHFSTSDWCKNFEIEFAGEEGLDWGGVRREWCELVCCALFSTENKLFKRFKDDNQALVHPNPRRPPHLSKMKYYEFAGKMVGKCLYESSMGQGYRQLVKAKFTRSFLAQLIGLRVSYKYFETDDPDTYVTKIKYILENDVEDLDLVFAEEEYNESGQVETVVDLISNGSNIPVTNDNKMQYLDVLAMYKFSKSTEEEIESFLKGLNDFVPDHLLSIFDENELELLMCGGSTFDLDDFKKNCVIVAGGGYDFNRVLGWFWTVVAGFTQDEMARLLQFTTGCSQLPPGGFSELVPKFQISAVPTYGNLPTAHTCFNQLCLPTYDDLEHLKRSLTLAINEGSEGFGMV, encoded by the exons ATGAACACATTTGCAAAGGGAGCACTGATTTTCATTTCGATATCGTGCCTGTCTTCATGGCTAAGGTGGAGAGCCAGGATAGCAGACGACCTTGAACGCCAAACAAGTAAACTTGAGATAGAAGAATGGCTGAAAGATAACAGGTTGTTAGACTTCGAGAGTGCCTTCTTTAGCACAG GCTATAAACACCTTGAAGAGTTTGCTGGCCTGAATGTCTACTCTCATCCAAGTTTCCAAGATCAAGTGAGTGATGAAGCCAAGGAAGCAATTGCCATAGCAATCCAGAAACTGGAAGATAAAGTTTTGATGAGGGAATGGCTGGAAGGACAGGGATTGGAAAAATACTTACAAAG AAAGCAAATTAAAGATGTTCAGGAGGCTAAGAACAATATTGATTTCAGAAATGAAGCTTGGAGGGAATATGTTAGAGTAACAAGGAAACCCAAGACAGGATGGC TTTGGGCGATTCTCAGCGTTGTTATGACAATCTATGTGGCGCCAATCCTGGTGTTCCTTATCACCTGCAAGTTCTTTTTGGACAACCCAAGGAGGGCGTTCCACTCTTTCCTCAATTTTCTCAACCTGAGAAGACCACACACCACCGTTCGAAGGACAACAAACACAAGCTTTTTGAATTACATCACTGGAAGATTCTTAGACCATTCCAAGTGTTCACTGAAATGGGAAAAGGACACAACGCCCGTTGTAGGAGAGTTATTAACATTCTACATATTt TGTCACAGGAAGAATGGTACACGGTATCGGATCTCAGATTCGGATAAGCTGACAGTTAAAATCACCCTGCAGGACATCAAGATCAACCCTACGATTGAAATTGGTGAGCAGAGTGGTGCAGGACCTCATGCAGCCAAGGTCACATTCACGGTTCACAAAGCTGGAACGTACTGGATATCAGTCATGGTGAAAGACGATCATATTAGGGGTAGTCCATTTGATAAAATAGTGAACCCAG GTGAGGTATCAGCTTCAAATACAGCATTTTTACAGCACAACTCAACCATTGTGCTCACACAGGGAGAGATACAAGAGCTAACCGTTGAACCCAGAGATGAATTTGGAAATGTTTGCAATCAGAAGTTGAATAACACCTACAACCAGTATGACCTCCAAGTATCGGAG ATTGGTGACAGTAACAATGTCTGGTCATCACCAGTATGGCAAGTCACAGATGAACTCAGGAATAAAATACTGATGCACATTAAAATGTCTGACAGGGGATGTTTTCGTGCAAGAGCTACTTACGAAGGCCACACACTGAAAAATGGTGATTTTAGTATCATCGTACTCAGTG GGAGTGATGCTGCAAAAGTGAAGAAGAATGTTGCCAAGAAGAATTTCAACATCTGGTACGAAGCTTACTTGCGAGGAACAAGCAACGAAAGATATCGAAGACCAAGGAAAGTCTATTGTTACCTGTCGCCAAGGCAACTAACCATCAAAGAattctatttaaaaatcattccCAAGAGACTGTACACATTTCGAGTTTGCCCGTCAACCAAG TTTCAGTTCAATGGTGTCAATAATGAGTGTGGACACCCCATGTTCGCCATTGATGATGGTGCTCAACCACCCATTGACTTGGCAAGTAAGGAAAGAGACCTTCTAGCTGCCACATTTACACAATTCCTACTCAAGAATATCG GAGGGTCTGAAACTTTCCAAGACAAACAAGActtcttctttcaagaaatacAACAAATTCACAGCAGGAGAAGTCGTTCTAAACTAAATCTGCACATCAAGAGATCTGACATTTTAGAAAGT TCTATGAGGGCAACTAAACACTTTTCAACTTCAGACTGGTGCAAGAATTTTGAAATCGAGTTTGCTGGAGAAGAGGGTTTAGACTGGGGAGGGGTGCGGCGGGAATGGTGCGAGCTTGTTTGTTGTGCTCTTTTCTCCACTGAGAATAAACTATTCAAGAGATTTAAAGATGACAATCAGGCATTG GTTCATCCTAACCCTAGACGACCCCCTCACCTATCCAAAATGAAGTACTATGAGTTTGCAGGTAAAATGGTCGGCAAATGTTTGTATGAATCCTCAATGGGTCAAGGTTACAGACAGCTGGTGAAAGCTAAATTCACAAGGTCATTCCTGGCTCAGTTGATTGGATTAAGAGTGAGTTACAAG TATTTTGAGACAGACGATCCAGACACATATGTAACCAAGATTAAATACATACTAGAGAATGATGTTGAAGATTTAGATTTGGTGTTTGCTGAGGAGGAATACAACGAGTCTGGTCAAGTTGAGACG GTAGTGGATTTGATATCAAATGGTTCAAACATTCCGGTCACCAATGACAACAAGATGCAGTACTTAGATGTGTTAGCAATGTACAAATTCAGTAAAAGTACCGAGgaagaaattgaaagttttcttaaaG GTTTGAATGACTTTGTTCCTGACCATCTTCTCAGTATATTTGATGAGAATGAGTTGGAACTCCTGATGTGTGGGGGCAGCACATTTGACCTTGATGACTTCAAGAAGAACTGTGTCATCGTCGCTGGCGGTGGCTATGACTTCAACAGG GTTCTTGGCTGGTTCTGGACTGTTGTAGCTGGTTTCACTCAAGACGAGATGGCCAGGCTGTTACAGTTCACAACCGGCTGTTCCCAGCTACCACCAGGTGGATTTTCAGAACTTGTGCCCAAGTTTCAGATCAGTGCAGTGCCCACCTATGGAAATCTACCCACAGCTCATACCTG TTTCAACCAGCTCTGCCTGCCAACATACGATGACCTTGAACATCTGAAGAGGTCACTCACTTTAGCAATTAATGAGGGATCAGAAGGGTTTGGTATGGTGTGA
- the LOC139149405 gene encoding apoptosis-resistant E3 ubiquitin protein ligase 1-like isoform X1, producing the protein MNTFAKGALIFISISCLSSWLRWRARIADDLERQTSKLEIEEWLKDNRLLDFESAFFSTGYKHLEEFAGLNVYSHPSFQDQVSDEAKEAIAIAIQKLEDKVLMREWLEGQGLEKYLQRLVFHGFTNLAQLSEIDLNNLDLMRNLQITFDDFLIFRKQIKDVQEAKNNIDFRNEAWREYVRVTRKPKTGWLWAILSVVMTIYVAPILVFLITCKFFLDNPRRAFHSFLNFLNLRRPHTTVRRTTNTSFLNYITGRFLDHSKCSLKWEKDTTPVVGELLTFYIFCHRKNGTRYRISDSDKLTVKITLQDIKINPTIEIGEQSGAGPHAAKVTFTVHKAGTYWISVMVKDDHIRGSPFDKIVNPGEVSASNTAFLQHNSTIVLTQGEIQELTVEPRDEFGNVCNQKLNNTYNQYDLQVSEIGDSNNVWSSPVWQVTDELRNKILMHIKMSDRGCFRARATYEGHTLKNGDFSIIVLSGSDAAKVKKNVAKKNFNIWYEAYLRGTSNERYRRPRKVYCYLSPRQLTIKEFYLKIIPKRLYTFRVCPSTKFQFNGVNNECGHPMFAIDDGAQPPIDLASKERDLLAATFTQFLLKNIGGSETFQDKQDFFFQEIQQIHSRRSRSKLNLHIKRSDILESSMRATKHFSTSDWCKNFEIEFAGEEGLDWGGVRREWCELVCCALFSTENKLFKRFKDDNQALVHPNPRRPPHLSKMKYYEFAGKMVGKCLYESSMGQGYRQLVKAKFTRSFLAQLIGLRVSYKYFETDDPDTYVTKIKYILENDVEDLDLVFAEEEYNESGQVETVVDLISNGSNIPVTNDNKMQYLDVLAMYKFSKSTEEEIESFLKGLNDFVPDHLLSIFDENELELLMCGGSTFDLDDFKKNCVIVAGGGYDFNRVLGWFWTVVAGFTQDEMARLLQFTTGCSQLPPGGFSELVPKFQISAVPTYGNLPTAHTCFNQLCLPTYDDLEHLKRSLTLAINEGSEGFGMV; encoded by the exons ATGAACACATTTGCAAAGGGAGCACTGATTTTCATTTCGATATCGTGCCTGTCTTCATGGCTAAGGTGGAGAGCCAGGATAGCAGACGACCTTGAACGCCAAACAAGTAAACTTGAGATAGAAGAATGGCTGAAAGATAACAGGTTGTTAGACTTCGAGAGTGCCTTCTTTAGCACAG GCTATAAACACCTTGAAGAGTTTGCTGGCCTGAATGTCTACTCTCATCCAAGTTTCCAAGATCAAGTGAGTGATGAAGCCAAGGAAGCAATTGCCATAGCAATCCAGAAACTGGAAGATAAAGTTTTGATGAGGGAATGGCTGGAAGGACAGGGATTGGAAAAATACTTACAAAG ACTAGTCTTCCATGGCTTCACCAACCTTGCTCAGCTCTCAGAGATAGATCTCAATAACCTTGATCTGATGCGAAACTTGCaaataacttttgatgatttcctgATATTCAGAAAGCAAATTAAAGATGTTCAGGAGGCTAAGAACAATATTGATTTCAGAAATGAAGCTTGGAGGGAATATGTTAGAGTAACAAGGAAACCCAAGACAGGATGGC TTTGGGCGATTCTCAGCGTTGTTATGACAATCTATGTGGCGCCAATCCTGGTGTTCCTTATCACCTGCAAGTTCTTTTTGGACAACCCAAGGAGGGCGTTCCACTCTTTCCTCAATTTTCTCAACCTGAGAAGACCACACACCACCGTTCGAAGGACAACAAACACAAGCTTTTTGAATTACATCACTGGAAGATTCTTAGACCATTCCAAGTGTTCACTGAAATGGGAAAAGGACACAACGCCCGTTGTAGGAGAGTTATTAACATTCTACATATTt TGTCACAGGAAGAATGGTACACGGTATCGGATCTCAGATTCGGATAAGCTGACAGTTAAAATCACCCTGCAGGACATCAAGATCAACCCTACGATTGAAATTGGTGAGCAGAGTGGTGCAGGACCTCATGCAGCCAAGGTCACATTCACGGTTCACAAAGCTGGAACGTACTGGATATCAGTCATGGTGAAAGACGATCATATTAGGGGTAGTCCATTTGATAAAATAGTGAACCCAG GTGAGGTATCAGCTTCAAATACAGCATTTTTACAGCACAACTCAACCATTGTGCTCACACAGGGAGAGATACAAGAGCTAACCGTTGAACCCAGAGATGAATTTGGAAATGTTTGCAATCAGAAGTTGAATAACACCTACAACCAGTATGACCTCCAAGTATCGGAG ATTGGTGACAGTAACAATGTCTGGTCATCACCAGTATGGCAAGTCACAGATGAACTCAGGAATAAAATACTGATGCACATTAAAATGTCTGACAGGGGATGTTTTCGTGCAAGAGCTACTTACGAAGGCCACACACTGAAAAATGGTGATTTTAGTATCATCGTACTCAGTG GGAGTGATGCTGCAAAAGTGAAGAAGAATGTTGCCAAGAAGAATTTCAACATCTGGTACGAAGCTTACTTGCGAGGAACAAGCAACGAAAGATATCGAAGACCAAGGAAAGTCTATTGTTACCTGTCGCCAAGGCAACTAACCATCAAAGAattctatttaaaaatcattccCAAGAGACTGTACACATTTCGAGTTTGCCCGTCAACCAAG TTTCAGTTCAATGGTGTCAATAATGAGTGTGGACACCCCATGTTCGCCATTGATGATGGTGCTCAACCACCCATTGACTTGGCAAGTAAGGAAAGAGACCTTCTAGCTGCCACATTTACACAATTCCTACTCAAGAATATCG GAGGGTCTGAAACTTTCCAAGACAAACAAGActtcttctttcaagaaatacAACAAATTCACAGCAGGAGAAGTCGTTCTAAACTAAATCTGCACATCAAGAGATCTGACATTTTAGAAAGT TCTATGAGGGCAACTAAACACTTTTCAACTTCAGACTGGTGCAAGAATTTTGAAATCGAGTTTGCTGGAGAAGAGGGTTTAGACTGGGGAGGGGTGCGGCGGGAATGGTGCGAGCTTGTTTGTTGTGCTCTTTTCTCCACTGAGAATAAACTATTCAAGAGATTTAAAGATGACAATCAGGCATTG GTTCATCCTAACCCTAGACGACCCCCTCACCTATCCAAAATGAAGTACTATGAGTTTGCAGGTAAAATGGTCGGCAAATGTTTGTATGAATCCTCAATGGGTCAAGGTTACAGACAGCTGGTGAAAGCTAAATTCACAAGGTCATTCCTGGCTCAGTTGATTGGATTAAGAGTGAGTTACAAG TATTTTGAGACAGACGATCCAGACACATATGTAACCAAGATTAAATACATACTAGAGAATGATGTTGAAGATTTAGATTTGGTGTTTGCTGAGGAGGAATACAACGAGTCTGGTCAAGTTGAGACG GTAGTGGATTTGATATCAAATGGTTCAAACATTCCGGTCACCAATGACAACAAGATGCAGTACTTAGATGTGTTAGCAATGTACAAATTCAGTAAAAGTACCGAGgaagaaattgaaagttttcttaaaG GTTTGAATGACTTTGTTCCTGACCATCTTCTCAGTATATTTGATGAGAATGAGTTGGAACTCCTGATGTGTGGGGGCAGCACATTTGACCTTGATGACTTCAAGAAGAACTGTGTCATCGTCGCTGGCGGTGGCTATGACTTCAACAGG GTTCTTGGCTGGTTCTGGACTGTTGTAGCTGGTTTCACTCAAGACGAGATGGCCAGGCTGTTACAGTTCACAACCGGCTGTTCCCAGCTACCACCAGGTGGATTTTCAGAACTTGTGCCCAAGTTTCAGATCAGTGCAGTGCCCACCTATGGAAATCTACCCACAGCTCATACCTG TTTCAACCAGCTCTGCCTGCCAACATACGATGACCTTGAACATCTGAAGAGGTCACTCACTTTAGCAATTAATGAGGGATCAGAAGGGTTTGGTATGGTGTGA